One Acidimicrobiales bacterium DNA window includes the following coding sequences:
- the sepF gene encoding cell division protein SepF translates to MSSLWRRAMLYLGLGPDDEYDDYDPQDEPVHAQGYVQGGTRYPPQPAPAPLPEPVPDHQPIGTIRTISPQVESSAVVQKPRPAVVRPIPASASAKPHVVSPTSFNEAQELADKFKGSQPVIMNLQGVDRDLSRRLIDFASGLCYGLGGQMERVAGSVYLLTPTNVEVSAEERRRLHERGLYD, encoded by the coding sequence ATGTCATCACTGTGGCGTCGGGCGATGCTCTACCTGGGCCTCGGCCCCGACGACGAGTACGACGACTACGACCCCCAGGACGAGCCCGTCCACGCCCAGGGCTACGTCCAGGGCGGCACGCGCTACCCCCCGCAGCCGGCCCCGGCGCCGCTCCCCGAGCCCGTCCCCGACCACCAGCCGATCGGCACCATCCGCACCATCTCCCCGCAGGTCGAGTCCTCGGCGGTCGTGCAGAAGCCGCGGCCGGCCGTCGTCCGGCCCATCCCGGCGTCGGCCAGCGCCAAGCCCCACGTCGTGTCGCCCACCTCGTTCAACGAGGCCCAGGAGCTGGCGGACAAGTTCAAGGGCAGCCAGCCGGTCATCATGAACCTGCAGGGCGTCGACCGCGACCTCTCCCGCCGCCTCATCGACTTCGCCTCGGGCCTCTGCTACGGCCTCGGGGGGCAGATGGAGCGGGTGGCCGGGTCGGTGTACCTGCTCACCCCGACCAACGTCGAGGTCTCCGCCGAGGAGCGCCGCCGCCTGCACGAGCGCGGCCTGTACGACTGA
- a CDS encoding YggT family protein, which produces MILCRLIDLYVLLLFGRIILSWFPLSPGSALASVYGFLYSLTEPVLGPVRRILPPLSFGGAGLDLSPIIVVFGVRLLAAVVLGC; this is translated from the coding sequence ATGATCCTCTGCCGGCTCATCGACCTGTACGTGCTGCTCCTGTTCGGGCGCATCATCCTGAGCTGGTTCCCGCTCTCGCCGGGCTCCGCCCTCGCCTCGGTGTACGGGTTCCTCTACTCGCTGACCGAGCCGGTGCTCGGCCCGGTGCGGCGGATCCTGCCGCCGCTGTCGTTCGGCGGCGCCGGCCTCGACCTGTCGCCGATCATCGTCGTGTTCGGCGTGCGCCTCCTCGCCGCCGTCGTCCTCGGCTGCTGA